A stretch of the Campylobacter sp. 19-13652 genome encodes the following:
- a CDS encoding cysteine ABC transporter substrate-binding protein codes for MRRGFLKFIGAFALAAFVAGCGEAENPKSTNSLDEIKARGVVRIGVFGDKPPFGYVDKNGVNQGYDIYLAKRLAKDLLGDENKVEYVIVEAASRVEFLLADKVDIILANFTKTPERAEVVDFALPYMKVALGIVSPKNALITNIDELKDKLLIVNKGTTADAFFTKNYPNISLLKYDQNTETFNALLDGRGAALSHDNALLFAWVRENPGFEVGMAELGNIDVIAPAVKKGKPELLSWLNDEMKKLYSEKFFYDDYEATLKPFYGDSVKPETVVYSE; via the coding sequence ATGAGAAGAGGCTTTCTTAAATTTATAGGTGCTTTTGCGCTTGCGGCATTTGTCGCTGGTTGCGGTGAAGCGGAAAACCCTAAAAGCACAAACTCACTTGATGAGATAAAAGCGCGAGGCGTCGTTAGAATAGGCGTATTTGGAGATAAGCCTCCATTTGGATATGTCGATAAAAATGGCGTAAATCAAGGCTATGACATCTACCTAGCAAAGCGTCTTGCAAAAGACCTACTAGGCGATGAAAATAAAGTAGAGTACGTAATTGTCGAGGCGGCAAGCCGTGTTGAGTTTTTGCTAGCCGATAAGGTAGATATAATACTAGCAAATTTCACAAAAACTCCTGAAAGAGCCGAAGTTGTGGACTTTGCGCTGCCTTATATGAAAGTAGCCCTTGGTATAGTAAGCCCTAAAAATGCGCTAATTACAAATATCGATGAGCTAAAAGACAAGCTTTTAATCGTAAATAAAGGCACAACAGCTGATGCGTTTTTTACCAAAAACTATCCAAATATCAGCCTTTTAAAATACGACCAAAATACAGAGACTTTTAACGCCTTATTGGACGGTCGCGGAGCTGCGCTAAGCCATGATAACGCCCTACTTTTTGCTTGGGTTAGAGAAAATCCTGGCTTTGAGGTTGGCATGGCAGAACTAGGCAACATAGACGTTATCGCACCAGCCGTAAAAAAGGGTAAGCCTGAACTTTTATCATGGCTAAATGACGAGATGAAAAAGCTTTATAGCGAGAAGTTTTTCTATGATGATTATGAGGCTACGCTTAAGCCATTTTACGGCGATAGCGTAAAGCCTGAGACCGTGGTTTATAGCGAGTAA
- a CDS encoding amino acid ABC transporter ATP-binding protein: MAILELKNINKFYSNMHALKDINLSVQKGEVVVLLGPSGCGKSTTLRCINGLEKIASGEIIIDSLKIDKDFKDWQQVRGAKVGMVFQHYELFDHLSVMQNILLAPIKVQHQDRTKAEAEALLWLERVGLADKKDAYPKELSGGQKQRIAIVRALCINPEIMLFDEVTAALDPEIVREVLDVMLELAKEGRTMLIVTHEMAFARAVADRIVFMDKGEIVEISEPEEFFTSPKSERAKKFLNMFEFKA; encoded by the coding sequence ATGGCTATTTTAGAGCTTAAAAATATAAATAAATTCTACTCTAACATGCACGCGCTAAAAGATATAAATTTAAGTGTGCAAAAAGGCGAAGTCGTCGTTCTTTTAGGACCATCTGGATGCGGTAAAAGCACGACTTTGCGCTGTATAAATGGGCTTGAGAAAATAGCAAGCGGAGAGATTATAATAGATAGCCTTAAAATCGATAAAGACTTTAAAGACTGGCAACAAGTAAGGGGTGCTAAGGTAGGTATGGTCTTTCAGCACTATGAACTTTTCGACCACTTAAGTGTAATGCAAAATATCCTTCTAGCCCCCATAAAAGTGCAGCACCAAGATAGAACAAAAGCCGAAGCAGAGGCGCTTTTATGGCTTGAGAGAGTTGGGCTAGCTGACAAAAAAGACGCCTACCCAAAAGAGCTAAGCGGAGGGCAAAAACAGCGCATAGCCATAGTAAGAGCGCTTTGCATAAATCCTGAAATTATGCTATTTGATGAGGTTACGGCTGCACTTGACCCTGAGATTGTAAGAGAGGTTCTTGATGTCATGCTCGAGCTTGCCAAAGAGGGCAGAACCATGCTAATCGTTACACACGAAATGGCATTTGCTAGGGCGGTGGCTGATAGGATAGTTTTCATGGATAAGGGTGAGATAGTCGAAATTTCTGAGCCTGAGGAGTTTTTTACCTCGCCAAAGAGCGAAAGGGCTAAGAAGTTTTTAAATATGTTTGAATTTAAAGCTTAA
- a CDS encoding amino acid ABC transporter permease → MQGLEILSQSLPRLAQGLLVTLEISFLSMIISLFGGLMLGVAMNAGNKFIKLTLKLGLEIVRVMPQLVWLFIVYFGLSKALNIHISAFSASVIVFSIWGVFEMMDLVRGAIESIPKSQFESAAALGFSKFQIYIYIILPLATRRLVPGAINLFSRIVKTTPIVVLIGVVELLKVGQMVIESNLFEYNYTPFFVYGSIFLIYFAICYPVSLYSKTLERKWG, encoded by the coding sequence ATGCAAGGGCTTGAAATTTTATCCCAGTCTCTACCTAGACTAGCGCAGGGGCTTTTAGTAACGCTTGAAATTTCATTTTTATCTATGATTATCTCGCTTTTTGGCGGGCTAATGCTGGGGGTAGCTATGAATGCGGGGAATAAATTTATAAAGCTAACTTTAAAACTAGGACTTGAAATCGTGCGCGTCATGCCTCAGCTTGTCTGGCTTTTTATCGTCTATTTTGGACTTTCAAAAGCCCTAAATATCCACATCTCAGCCTTTAGTGCCAGTGTGATAGTCTTTAGTATTTGGGGTGTGTTTGAGATGATGGATTTAGTGCGCGGAGCCATCGAGAGCATTCCAAAATCACAATTTGAATCAGCTGCCGCACTTGGCTTTAGCAAATTTCAAATTTATATTTATATCATTTTGCCACTTGCTACTAGAAGGCTAGTACCAGGAGCTATAAATTTATTCAGCCGTATCGTAAAAACCACGCCTATTGTCGTACTAATCGGTGTTGTGGAGCTTTTAAAAGTAGGACAGATGGTAATTGAGAGCAATCTTTTTGAATATAACTATACTCCATTTTTTGTATATGGTAGTATATTTTTAATCTATTTTGCGATATGCTACCCTGTATCGCTATACTCAAAAACACTCGAAAGGAAGTGGGGATAA
- a CDS encoding amino acid ABC transporter permease yields the protein MDFDFILRFVPMYAQAGWLTIKLATLGIIASLALGLACAISYYFNRPILSKIVSCYIELSRNTPLLIQLFFLYYGLPKIGIHISSFTCALIALIFLGGGYMAESFRLGLEAIRCAQYESALSLGLSKASALRYVILPQALRISLPSISANVIFLIKETSVVSVIALADLVYATKDIIGLYYRTNEALFLLVASYLIIILPVSLGLSYLEKRLNYARA from the coding sequence ATGGATTTTGATTTTATTTTGAGATTTGTGCCTATGTATGCGCAGGCGGGCTGGCTTACCATAAAGCTAGCAACACTTGGTATCATAGCCTCGCTAGCTTTAGGGCTAGCTTGTGCGATAAGCTACTATTTTAACCGCCCAATACTAAGTAAGATAGTAAGCTGCTATATAGAGCTTTCTCGCAACACGCCGCTTTTAATACAGCTTTTCTTTTTATATTATGGTCTACCAAAGATAGGCATACACATAAGTTCATTTACATGCGCCTTAATCGCGCTTATATTTTTAGGCGGAGGCTACATGGCTGAGAGCTTTAGGCTAGGACTTGAAGCCATTAGGTGCGCACAGTATGAGTCAGCGCTCTCGCTAGGGCTTAGCAAAGCAAGTGCTCTACGATACGTCATACTCCCACAAGCCCTACGTATAAGCCTGCCATCAATATCGGCAAATGTGATATTTTTAATAAAAGAAACCTCAGTCGTAAGCGTCATCGCACTGGCTGATTTAGTCTACGCAACAAAGGACATAATAGGGCTTTATTACCGCACAAACGAGGCTCTATTTTTGCTAGTGGCGTCGTATCTTATTATCATTTTGCCTGTATCACTTGGGCTTTCATATTTAGAAAAAAGGCTAAATTATGCAAGGGCTTGA
- the nadC gene encoding carboxylating nicotinate-nucleotide diphosphorylase, whose product MFESLIKKAYDEDIGRGDLFSLVSSGSVKEASIKAKQDGVFAGEVALREACEMAQIELSVFKFDGDGIKSGDEIARLRADERVLLRWERTILNFIQHASGIATMTAKFVKQISGSGAGLLDTRKTRPGLRVYEKYAVRCGGGSNHRLGLDDALMLKDSHLDGVADWALFFSEARKKMPFTTKIEVECDNFEQASKAMAAGADIIMCDNMGFDEIARIKKLRDESYPAVLLEASGNISLATARDYAFSGVDAISTGSTIHQAVWLDFSMRLA is encoded by the coding sequence TTGTTTGAGAGTTTGATTAAAAAAGCGTATGATGAGGATATAGGGCGGGGGGATCTTTTTTCATTAGTCTCGTCTGGCAGCGTAAAAGAGGCAAGTATAAAGGCAAAGCAAGATGGCGTTTTTGCTGGAGAAGTGGCGCTAAGAGAAGCCTGCGAGATGGCGCAAATTGAGCTTAGTGTGTTTAAATTTGATGGCGATGGGATAAAAAGTGGCGACGAGATAGCTAGACTAAGGGCTGATGAGCGTGTGCTTTTACGCTGGGAGAGGACTATTTTAAATTTTATCCAGCACGCAAGCGGAATAGCCACGATGACGGCTAAGTTTGTAAAGCAAATTAGTGGCAGTGGCGCTGGACTGCTTGATACTAGAAAGACGCGTCCAGGGCTTAGAGTGTATGAAAAATACGCCGTACGCTGTGGTGGTGGGAGTAATCACAGACTAGGGCTTGATGATGCTTTAATGCTAAAGGATAGCCATTTAGATGGCGTGGCTGACTGGGCTTTATTTTTTAGCGAGGCTAGGAAAAAGATGCCATTTACCACAAAAATCGAAGTCGAGTGTGATAATTTCGAGCAAGCAAGCAAGGCTATGGCAGCGGGAGCTGATATAATAATGTGCGATAATATGGGCTTTGATGAGATAGCTAGGATTAAAAAGCTGCGTGATGAGAGCTATCCTGCGGTACTGCTTGAAGCTAGTGGAAATATCTCACTAGCTACCGCAAGAGATTATGCCTTTAGCGGAGTGGATGCTATTAGCACAGGAAGCACCATCCATCAGGCGGTTTGGCTTGATTTTTCCATGAGGCTTGCGTAA
- the flhB gene encoding flagellar biosynthesis protein FlhB gives MADDQEKTEEPSSKKIDDAKKDGNVPKSQDISGFFTLSVGIALLLAMLGFMKEEVIRLYHFYQSFIGVELTVSVAHQIVINTLFRGLLMILPICICVAIAGVIANVMQFGFIFTTKPITPDLNKINPLKGLKNLFSMKKLIDSVKIVAKVAIVFGVAFIFFLKFITELPHVLLFSMFDQLEWLERKMLILVAVMLAILFVIAIIDLLLVRFQYFKGLRMSKQELKDEYKQMEGDPQVKGRIRQLQMQAAKKRMMSAVPQADVVITNPTHYAVALRYDKEAEGVPVVLAKGVDNLAMQIRKIATAHEIEIVENPPLARQLYRMCEAGDTIPSNMFKAVADVLRFVYTNNKEKFKNKLK, from the coding sequence GTGGCTGACGATCAGGAAAAGACCGAAGAGCCCTCGTCTAAGAAAATAGACGACGCCAAAAAGGATGGAAACGTCCCTAAAAGCCAGGATATTAGCGGCTTTTTCACGCTTAGTGTGGGGATTGCATTGCTTCTTGCTATGCTTGGCTTTATGAAAGAGGAGGTTATTAGACTTTACCATTTTTATCAGAGCTTTATAGGCGTAGAGCTAACCGTAAGTGTGGCTCATCAAATAGTTATAAATACCCTTTTTCGTGGGCTATTAATGATACTTCCTATTTGCATTTGTGTGGCTATTGCTGGGGTGATTGCAAATGTTATGCAGTTTGGTTTTATTTTTACGACTAAGCCTATTACACCAGATTTAAATAAAATAAACCCCCTAAAAGGGCTTAAAAATTTATTCTCAATGAAAAAGCTAATTGATAGCGTAAAAATAGTGGCAAAAGTTGCCATTGTTTTTGGCGTGGCGTTTATCTTTTTTCTTAAATTTATTACTGAGCTTCCACACGTGCTGCTTTTTAGTATGTTTGACCAGCTTGAGTGGCTCGAGCGAAAAATGCTAATCCTTGTTGCTGTCATGCTTGCTATTTTATTTGTCATAGCCATAATTGATCTGCTTTTAGTGCGATTTCAGTATTTTAAGGGGCTTAGAATGAGCAAACAAGAGCTAAAAGACGAATACAAGCAAATGGAGGGCGATCCTCAGGTAAAAGGGCGCATACGCCAGCTACAAATGCAAGCAGCCAAAAAGCGTATGATGTCCGCAGTTCCACAAGCTGATGTGGTAATCACTAACCCAACCCACTACGCAGTAGCCCTGCGCTATGATAAGGAGGCTGAGGGCGTACCAGTAGTACTAGCAAAGGGTGTGGATAATCTAGCCATGCAAATTAGAAAAATAGCCACCGCCCATGAGATAGAAATAGTGGAAAATCCGCCCCTTGCAAGGCAGCTTTATCGTATGTGCGAGGCTGGAGACACGATACCTTCAAATATGTTTAAAGCAGTCGCAGACGTGCTTCGCTTTGTTTATACAAATAACAAAGAAAAATTCAAAAATAAACTAAAGTAA
- the ggt gene encoding gamma-glutamyltransferase has translation MKKLIYLALAASLAIAQSQPTGADATAPERASGLSKQSLVKANKFMIATANPHASQAGYEVLKAGGNAIDAMIAAQATLGLTEPQSSGLGGGAFVLYYDSKSKKLTSFDAREIAPASTTPERFLDARGKELEFMDAVVGGISVGVPGVPRMIEYLHKRYGSLKLEKILKYPINLAQNGFKVSNRLAKSIEQNAENLAKNKTAAEYFMPNGKGLREGQILKNKAYANALKTLAKEGAEPFYSGKLAQNISTSVAQASNHKAKISQNDFASYKVIEREPVCAQYREFEVCGMGGASSGGVAVGQILGIMGRFEPSQAGELRGLKLLGDASRLAFADRNKFMGDPDFINVPYQALLSSSYLDERAKLAGSKQALADAPAGEIAGLAYAPSTALELPSTSHISIVDSYGNVLSMTTSIENAFGSTLMANGYLLNNELTDFSFVPRNEAGIVANSPAPHKRPRSSMAPTIVLLNGKPYMSVGSPGGSRIIGYVAKTIIAHVDWGLDVQAAISYPNVLNRFGTYELEVGTAASKHESELAGLGFKTQIRELNSGVQAILIKDGVLEGGADPRREGVVLGD, from the coding sequence ATGAAAAAGCTAATCTACCTAGCACTAGCAGCAAGTCTAGCCATAGCCCAAAGCCAGCCAACTGGCGCAGACGCCACAGCCCCAGAAAGGGCGAGCGGACTAAGCAAGCAAAGCCTAGTAAAGGCAAATAAATTTATGATAGCCACGGCAAATCCTCACGCAAGCCAGGCAGGCTATGAGGTGCTAAAAGCCGGCGGAAACGCCATAGATGCGATGATAGCAGCGCAAGCCACACTTGGGCTTACCGAACCGCAGTCATCTGGGCTTGGAGGCGGGGCTTTTGTGCTTTATTATGACTCAAAAAGCAAAAAGCTAACAAGCTTTGACGCTAGAGAGATAGCCCCGGCCAGCACCACGCCTGAGCGATTTTTGGACGCTAGAGGCAAGGAGCTTGAGTTTATGGACGCAGTCGTTGGCGGCATATCGGTAGGAGTGCCGGGCGTGCCTAGAATGATTGAATACCTTCATAAAAGATATGGCAGCTTAAAGCTAGAAAAGATCTTAAAATATCCAATAAATTTAGCCCAAAACGGCTTTAAAGTATCAAACCGCCTAGCAAAAAGCATAGAGCAAAACGCAGAAAATCTAGCCAAAAACAAAACAGCGGCCGAATATTTTATGCCAAATGGCAAGGGGCTGCGTGAAGGACAAATTCTAAAAAACAAAGCATACGCAAACGCCCTAAAAACCCTAGCCAAAGAGGGCGCAGAGCCATTTTATAGCGGCAAGCTAGCCCAAAATATCAGCACATCCGTAGCCCAAGCAAGCAATCACAAGGCCAAAATAAGCCAAAATGACTTTGCAAGCTACAAAGTGATCGAGCGTGAGCCGGTTTGTGCGCAGTATAGGGAATTTGAAGTCTGCGGTATGGGCGGAGCAAGTAGCGGCGGTGTGGCTGTGGGGCAGATTTTAGGCATTATGGGGCGATTTGAGCCAAGCCAAGCAGGAGAACTAAGGGGGCTAAAGCTCCTAGGAGATGCCTCAAGGCTGGCATTTGCCGATAGGAATAAATTTATGGGCGATCCGGACTTTATCAATGTGCCATACCAAGCCCTACTATCAAGCAGCTACCTAGACGAGCGTGCAAAGCTAGCAGGTAGCAAGCAGGCCCTAGCAGACGCTCCAGCTGGCGAGATAGCGGGGCTTGCCTATGCGCCCAGCACCGCACTTGAGCTGCCATCAACCAGCCATATTAGCATAGTAGATAGCTATGGCAACGTCCTATCTATGACAACATCGATTGAAAACGCATTTGGCTCAACCCTAATGGCAAACGGCTACTTGCTAAATAATGAGCTGACCGATTTTTCATTTGTGCCTAGAAATGAGGCTGGCATAGTGGCAAACAGCCCAGCCCCACACAAACGCCCCCGCTCGTCTATGGCACCAACTATAGTGCTGCTTAATGGCAAGCCATATATGAGCGTAGGCTCTCCGGGCGGAAGTCGCATAATAGGCTACGTAGCCAAAACCATAATCGCCCACGTAGACTGGGGGCTAGACGTGCAAGCGGCAATTAGCTACCCAAATGTGCTAAACCGCTTTGGCACTTACGAGCTAGAAGTCGGCACAGCAGCTAGCAAGCACGAGAGTGAACTGGCTGGGCTTGGCTTTAAAACCCAAATCAGGGAGCTAAACTCAGGCGTGCAGGCTATTTTAATAAAAGACGGCGTGCTTGAGGGCGGAGCCGATCCACGCAGAGAGGGCGTGGTGCTTGGAGATTGA
- a CDS encoding Sir2 family NAD-dependent protein deacetylase — MKKVLIISGAGLSAASGIKTFRDSDGLWENHDVMEICSTEGFMRNRQKVLDFYDARRAELAAATPNYAHIKIAELKAKYGEQIVVITQNIDDLLERAGCADVVHLHGFLPNLRCESCGEIWRVGYDSIRDKICPKCASSRLRHDVVMFGEMAPEYERMYREASECTLFIAIGTSGEVIDIASFAKRAPYSILNNLEKSRLDRHFDTLYIESAVNAVDKIARDIEEFLRKD; from the coding sequence GTGAAAAAAGTGCTAATCATAAGCGGTGCTGGACTAAGCGCAGCAAGTGGAATAAAGACATTTAGAGATAGCGACGGACTTTGGGAAAATCACGATGTAATGGAGATTTGTTCAACTGAGGGCTTTATGAGAAATAGACAAAAAGTACTTGATTTTTATGACGCTAGACGCGCAGAGCTTGCCGCTGCCACTCCAAATTACGCACACATAAAAATCGCCGAGCTAAAGGCAAAATACGGTGAGCAAATAGTAGTGATCACGCAAAATATCGATGATTTATTAGAACGAGCTGGGTGCGCTGATGTGGTGCACTTGCACGGATTTTTACCAAATTTACGCTGCGAAAGCTGTGGGGAAATTTGGCGAGTGGGATATGATAGCATAAGGGATAAAATATGCCCAAAATGCGCTAGTAGCAGACTACGCCACGATGTTGTGATGTTTGGCGAGATGGCGCCTGAATATGAGAGAATGTATCGTGAGGCAAGTGAGTGTACGCTATTTATCGCCATAGGCACAAGTGGCGAGGTAATCGACATAGCCAGCTTTGCAAAGCGTGCGCCGTATTCTATACTAAATAATCTTGAGAAAAGCCGTCTAGATCGGCACTTCGACACACTTTACATAGAGTCAGCAGTGAATGCAGTGGATAAAATCGCTCGTGATATAGAGGAGTTTTTAAGAAAGGATTAA
- a CDS encoding CsgG/HfaB family protein yields the protein MKKYLGIAATSVLLAGCAGVVIEPSVKSTPSSKAQNIAPEYHGLKRKVAIARFGTESKYGNSSLFGVSYDVSKQATDILSAKLSESGKFILLERSDLSLIQNEQSYSGINPATIGADYLLVGSITEFGRKEKSDVAIFSRTRYQTAYAGVSVRIVDTATGQVIYGTQGQGEATSEAGSTFGVGTHQGYDATLNDKAISAAFDNVINKIMQNLLDKPWKSYVLSVEGDSIVMGGGARQNVKIGDEFGVYKKGKMVKNPQTGAMIELPGTKIASVRVISQFGSNYTDEGSVASVISGSIKGIKNDEIYIAK from the coding sequence ATGAAAAAATACCTAGGCATTGCGGCTACTTCTGTGCTGCTTGCTGGGTGTGCTGGGGTTGTGATTGAACCAAGTGTGAAAAGCACCCCATCAAGCAAAGCTCAAAACATCGCGCCAGAGTATCACGGACTAAAGCGAAAAGTTGCAATTGCGCGCTTTGGCACAGAGAGCAAGTACGGCAACAGCTCACTTTTTGGCGTAAGTTATGATGTGAGCAAACAGGCTACGGATATTCTTTCGGCTAAGCTAAGCGAGAGTGGGAAGTTTATTTTGCTTGAAAGAAGCGATTTAAGCTTAATTCAAAATGAACAAAGTTATAGCGGTATAAATCCAGCTACGATAGGGGCTGATTATCTGCTAGTTGGCTCAATTACGGAGTTTGGTAGGAAGGAAAAATCAGATGTGGCGATTTTTTCACGTACAAGATATCAAACTGCCTACGCCGGAGTATCTGTGCGTATAGTCGACACTGCCACAGGTCAGGTGATATATGGCACGCAGGGGCAGGGTGAAGCTACAAGCGAAGCAGGCTCAACTTTTGGCGTGGGTACTCATCAAGGCTATGACGCTACGCTAAATGATAAGGCAATATCGGCAGCATTTGATAACGTGATAAATAAAATCATGCAAAATCTACTTGATAAGCCATGGAAAAGCTACGTCCTAAGTGTAGAAGGCGATAGTATAGTAATGGGTGGCGGCGCTAGGCAGAATGTAAAAATCGGTGATGAGTTTGGTGTGTATAAAAAGGGAAAAATGGTAAAAAATCCACAAACTGGAGCTATGATAGAACTACCTGGCACAAAGATAGCAAGCGTGAGAGTCATATCGCAATTTGGTAGCAACTACACCGATGAAGGCTCGGTAGCTAGCGTGATAAGTGGAAGTATAAAGGGGATAAAAAATGATGAAATTTACATCGCTAAGTAA
- a CDS encoding DUF4810 domain-containing protein has protein sequence MKKVAIFLVTVLFLAGCGGASKSLYAMRSHDVKLYEYSKTADTKATLAELDAVIKANPKRVPPGVYAEYGYLLLKQKEAASAVEYFKKEMALYPESAKFMQRMIAIAGGER, from the coding sequence ATGAAAAAGGTAGCGATATTTCTTGTAACAGTGCTATTTTTAGCAGGGTGCGGTGGGGCTAGCAAGAGCCTTTATGCGATGCGCTCGCATGACGTTAAGCTTTATGAGTACTCAAAAACAGCTGACACAAAGGCGACTTTGGCCGAGCTTGATGCGGTGATAAAGGCTAATCCTAAGCGCGTCCCACCTGGAGTATATGCGGAGTATGGCTATTTGCTTTTAAAGCAAAAAGAAGCAGCAAGTGCGGTGGAGTATTTTAAAAAAGAGATGGCACTTTATCCAGAGAGCGCTAAATTTATGCAACGTATGATAGCTATAGCAGGGGGCGAGAGATGA
- a CDS encoding GNA1162 family protein, producing the protein MRRFGYFLIVAFGLILAGCGSSTYFSTPADRYPNLKNYAPNTILVLPPVNKTSAADAPLYAMAAFSEPFIQQGYYLIPPSLSTAFFASENLSDPAQIATIAPEKLGDIFGADIIVYPVIWAWDTDYSVLSSRVGVGLSLKLVHAKMGHILYQDSGYYAKENAKSNNGGLLDLVANAITAAINTASDYFPIAQNATNQIILSKPVGKYHPDYTTQWSTKGEFISLFSLEGDKLYTQQEYAPYYDGAKPFFLNDGKRVYIIDELKKDGKRYYYPVLSVVDLGR; encoded by the coding sequence ATGAGAAGGTTTGGCTATTTTTTGATTGTGGCGTTTGGGCTTATTCTAGCAGGTTGTGGTAGTAGTACATATTTTTCTACTCCAGCCGACAGGTATCCAAATTTAAAAAACTATGCACCAAATACGATTTTAGTACTTCCTCCTGTTAATAAAACAAGTGCAGCCGATGCGCCACTTTATGCTATGGCGGCATTTTCTGAGCCATTTATCCAGCAAGGATACTATCTCATACCTCCTAGCCTTAGTACTGCGTTTTTCGCTAGCGAAAACCTAAGCGACCCAGCCCAAATCGCTACAATAGCTCCAGAAAAGCTAGGCGATATATTTGGCGCTGATATTATAGTTTATCCTGTGATTTGGGCTTGGGATACGGATTATAGCGTGCTTAGTAGCAGAGTTGGGGTAGGGCTAAGCCTAAAGCTAGTGCATGCAAAAATGGGGCATATTTTATATCAAGATAGTGGATATTACGCCAAAGAAAATGCAAAATCAAATAACGGTGGCTTGCTCGACTTAGTCGCAAACGCCATAACTGCGGCAATAAATACAGCGAGCGATTATTTTCCTATTGCGCAAAATGCGACAAATCAGATTATTTTATCAAAGCCAGTTGGCAAATATCATCCAGACTACACCACACAGTGGAGTACAAAGGGTGAGTTTATAAGTTTATTTAGTCTTGAAGGCGATAAGCTTTATACTCAACAAGAGTATGCGCCATATTATGACGGAGCTAAGCCATTTTTCCTAAATGACGGAAAAAGGGTTTATATCATAGATGAGCTTAAAAAAGATGGCAAACGATACTATTACCCCGTGCTTTCAGTGGTAGATTTGGGGAGATAA
- a CDS encoding DUF302 domain-containing protein, with product MKKLALFALLASVVIAEQITLPSQNDFSTTLEKAKTAIVANGNKIFAEFDHKAEATDVGLKMSEASVIVFGKPKVGTNLMVDDAKISLKLPLKLAIFNQNSKTYISYEDPNEYKYELKNSTPILGKMSEMLKKIATIATSK from the coding sequence ATGAAAAAATTAGCACTTTTTGCACTCCTAGCCTCTGTTGTGATAGCTGAACAAATAACGCTACCTAGCCAAAATGACTTTAGCACGACATTAGAAAAAGCAAAAACAGCCATAGTTGCAAATGGAAATAAAATTTTTGCCGAGTTTGACCACAAAGCGGAAGCAACAGACGTGGGACTAAAAATGAGTGAGGCTAGCGTTATAGTCTTTGGTAAGCCAAAGGTTGGAACAAACCTAATGGTCGATGACGCAAAAATCTCACTAAAGCTACCACTAAAATTAGCCATTTTTAATCAAAATAGCAAAACATATATAAGTTATGAAGATCCAAACGAGTATAAATATGAGCTAAAAAATAGCACACCAATACTAGGGAAAATGAGCGAAATGCTTAAAAAAATAGCCACTATTGCAACCAGCAAGTAA